A portion of the Paucilactobacillus hokkaidonensis JCM 18461 genome contains these proteins:
- a CDS encoding HD domain-containing protein, with amino-acid sequence MKTNAWQQDQEYLTLVGDLLDQPAVQKLANYTQHHHSDRLQHSISVSFDSYKLAKSMHLDYKSVARAGLLHDLFYYDWRTTKFDLGSHAFIHPRVSLRNAEKITPLNDMEKDIILKHMFGATLALPKYRESLLVSLVDDYEAEHEFFGPLRQKVDGWFRKIKVRASI; translated from the coding sequence ATGAAGACAAACGCGTGGCAGCAAGATCAAGAGTACTTAACATTAGTGGGTGATTTGTTGGATCAGCCAGCAGTTCAGAAGTTAGCTAATTATACTCAACATCATCATTCGGATCGGTTACAGCATTCTATTTCTGTATCTTTTGACAGTTACAAATTAGCCAAAAGCATGCATTTAGATTATAAGAGTGTTGCTCGAGCTGGCTTGTTGCATGATTTGTTTTATTACGATTGGCGAACAACTAAATTTGATTTGGGTTCGCATGCTTTTATTCATCCGCGGGTGTCTTTACGGAATGCCGAAAAAATTACACCGTTAAATGACATGGAGAAAGATATTATCTTAAAGCACATGTTTGGTGCTACGTTAGCACTGCCTAAATATCGAGAAAGTTTACTGGTATCACTTGTTGATGATTATGAAGCTGAACATGAATTCTTCGGACCGTTACGCCAAAAAGTTGATGGCTGGTTTCGTAAAATTAAGGTTCGCGCATCAATCTAA
- a CDS encoding winged helix-turn-helix transcriptional regulator — MDQMTVTKPMDNFTLCPKFEQTFSILGKKWNGLIIEVLLNEGTLRFKDLVVNVPKCSDRVLVERLKELEQDGIVARNTYDKSTKVDYSLTNKGLELRPVMDAVHSWGDKWFG, encoded by the coding sequence ATGGATCAAATGACAGTCACAAAACCGATGGATAATTTTACTCTTTGCCCAAAATTTGAACAAACTTTTTCAATTTTAGGTAAGAAGTGGAACGGATTAATTATTGAAGTTTTATTGAATGAAGGCACGTTAAGATTTAAAGATCTTGTGGTTAATGTACCAAAGTGTAGTGATCGTGTGTTAGTGGAACGTCTAAAAGAATTAGAGCAAGATGGAATAGTGGCGCGTAATACCTACGATAAATCTACTAAAGTTGACTATTCTTTAACCAATAAAGGATTAGAATTACGACCTGTGATGGATGCTGTTCATTCATGGGGCGACAAATGGTTTGGTTAA
- the pheS gene encoding phenylalanine--tRNA ligase subunit alpha, whose product MGLKDKLDELRQQGLRAVKESSDLDKINDIRVRMLGKKGPITEVLRGMRELSAEDRPKVGQFANEVRDDLTSAIEQKRAELEQAKINAQLEHEKLDVTLPGNKLPQGQPHVIQQIIDQLVDLFIGMGYEVATGDEVEEDHYNFEMLNLPKDHPARDMQDTFYVTPEILMRTQTSPMQARMLEKHDFSNGPLKMVSPGKVYRRDTDDATHSHQFHQVEGMVIGKHITMADLKGTLETVAQELFGNELDVRLRPSYFPFTEPSVEADITCFNCLGKGCAICKYTGWIEVLGAGMTHPNVLQMAGVDPEVYGGFAFGLGPDRFAMLKYGVEDIRDFYQNDVRFLTQFNQKG is encoded by the coding sequence ATGGGACTCAAGGATAAGTTAGATGAATTACGTCAGCAAGGATTGCGTGCAGTTAAAGAAAGCTCAGACTTGGATAAGATTAATGATATTCGAGTAAGAATGTTAGGTAAAAAAGGTCCGATTACAGAAGTTTTACGCGGAATGCGAGAGTTAAGTGCTGAGGATCGTCCTAAGGTTGGTCAGTTTGCCAACGAAGTTCGTGATGATTTAACGAGTGCCATTGAGCAAAAGCGGGCCGAATTGGAGCAAGCTAAAATCAATGCTCAATTAGAACATGAAAAACTAGATGTCACTTTGCCTGGAAATAAGTTGCCACAGGGGCAGCCACATGTGATTCAGCAAATCATCGATCAATTAGTAGATTTGTTTATTGGCATGGGTTATGAAGTGGCTACTGGTGATGAGGTTGAAGAGGACCATTATAACTTTGAAATGCTGAACCTGCCTAAAGATCATCCTGCACGGGACATGCAAGATACTTTCTATGTCACGCCCGAAATTTTAATGCGGACACAAACTTCACCAATGCAAGCACGTATGCTTGAAAAACATGATTTCAGCAATGGACCATTAAAAATGGTGTCTCCTGGTAAAGTTTATCGGCGAGATACCGATGATGCTACCCATAGCCATCAATTCCACCAAGTAGAGGGAATGGTTATCGGTAAACACATTACAATGGCAGATTTAAAAGGAACCTTAGAAACTGTGGCGCAGGAATTATTTGGTAATGAATTAGATGTTCGACTACGTCCCAGCTACTTTCCATTTACTGAACCATCCGTTGAGGCAGATATTACTTGCTTTAATTGTCTTGGTAAGGGCTGTGCTATTTGCAAATATACTGGTTGGATTGAGGTATTGGGTGCCGGAATGACACACCCTAATGTGTTGCAAATGGCTGGCGTTGATCCTGAAGTTTATGGTGGATTTGCGTTTGGTTTAGGACCGGACCGTTTTGCAATGTTAAAGTATGGGGTTGAAGATATCCGTGATTTCTACCAAAATGACGTCCGTTTTCTAACTCAGTTTAACCAGAAAGGATAG
- the pheT gene encoding phenylalanine--tRNA ligase subunit beta produces the protein MKVSYQWLQEYLDLPENPADLAERIARTSVDINDVYSPSDGLTKLVVGYVDSIKPHPDSDHLAICQVNTGADELVQIVCGAPNVVAGKNVIVALPGARIGDNVKIKRSKMRGELSEGMICALQEIGFSEQIAPKAYDEGIWFLPDDAVPGESIFPYLGMDDTIIDTDVTPNRGDMFSMLGNVNDIAAFYGLTSKFKSLPVHENKAQQTDQLISAEIKDQNIAPTYKLRVISDIQIKDSPLWLQIRLWNAGIRPINNVVDVTNYILLKYGQPLHSFDYDKLPAKNIGVRFAQDNEPFTTLDEDKRELSSDDIVVTAGDRPVALAGTMGGLETAISNQTTTVALESAVFNPILVRKQARRHDLHSESSSRFERGINPETVETALNEAAELIDQLGEGKVATGIVTGSERKVAPVKITLTLQRINHVLGTQLSNTEINDIFKRLAFGCDESDGSFLVTVPARRGDISIEADLLEEIARIYGYDNLPATLPAQTSNIGGLSQRQSSLRASRHALEGLGLNQAISYSLTTVEEAQQFEIVRHSDPMKLDYPMSQDHVATRMSLISGLLTDIAYNTARKQVDVNLYEQGRIFIPVGKNKRPQEQEHLAGAITGEFSTKTWNNESQEADFYLIKGIVERYLANMAIKNPISFVASSERPEMHPGRTANILIGDELIGYVGQIHPQMAKKYKIAATYVFELNFDQIMAEPKKPRHYQSISKYPTITRDIALLVDDEITNEAILEVINAKGGAYLTDVTLFDVYEGAHLPAHKKSLAYTLTYQDKQGTLVEDKVNQAFDKVVKQLTDKLQVEVR, from the coding sequence ATGAAAGTTTCATATCAGTGGTTACAAGAATATCTTGATTTACCTGAAAATCCAGCTGATTTAGCCGAACGAATTGCGCGAACATCAGTTGATATTAATGACGTTTATTCACCTAGTGATGGCTTAACAAAGCTGGTTGTAGGTTATGTTGACAGTATTAAACCGCATCCAGATTCTGATCATTTGGCAATTTGTCAGGTTAATACTGGTGCTGATGAGTTAGTTCAGATTGTTTGTGGCGCTCCAAATGTTGTCGCTGGTAAAAATGTGATTGTAGCATTGCCAGGCGCACGTATTGGCGATAACGTTAAAATAAAGCGTAGCAAAATGCGTGGCGAATTATCAGAAGGAATGATCTGTGCGTTGCAAGAAATTGGGTTTAGTGAACAGATTGCTCCCAAAGCATATGATGAAGGTATCTGGTTTTTACCTGATGATGCCGTTCCTGGCGAATCAATATTTCCTTATTTAGGGATGGACGATACCATTATCGATACTGATGTGACCCCTAACCGTGGTGATATGTTCAGTATGTTAGGTAATGTAAATGACATTGCTGCATTTTATGGGTTAACTTCGAAATTTAAATCACTACCAGTTCATGAAAATAAAGCTCAGCAAACTGATCAGTTAATTAGTGCTGAAATTAAAGATCAAAACATCGCGCCCACCTATAAGCTACGTGTGATTTCGGATATTCAAATTAAAGATAGTCCATTATGGCTGCAAATTCGGCTATGGAATGCAGGTATTCGGCCAATTAATAATGTAGTTGATGTGACTAATTATATTTTGCTTAAATATGGACAACCATTGCATAGTTTTGACTACGATAAGTTACCAGCAAAAAATATTGGCGTTCGATTTGCACAGGACAATGAACCATTTACTACATTAGATGAAGACAAACGAGAGCTTAGCTCGGATGATATTGTTGTCACAGCAGGCGATCGGCCAGTTGCATTAGCTGGGACAATGGGTGGCCTTGAAACAGCAATCAGCAATCAAACCACGACGGTTGCTCTCGAATCAGCTGTTTTCAACCCAATTTTGGTTCGTAAGCAAGCACGACGTCATGATTTACACAGCGAATCTTCATCACGATTTGAACGCGGTATTAATCCTGAAACAGTTGAAACAGCCTTAAATGAAGCTGCAGAATTGATTGATCAATTAGGTGAAGGAAAAGTTGCTACAGGAATTGTAACTGGAAGCGAACGCAAAGTAGCACCAGTTAAAATTACGTTAACTTTGCAACGCATCAATCACGTTTTGGGGACTCAATTATCGAATACTGAAATTAACGATATTTTTAAACGGTTGGCATTTGGATGTGATGAAAGTGATGGATCGTTTTTAGTTACTGTACCAGCACGTCGTGGAGATATTAGTATTGAAGCAGACTTATTGGAAGAAATTGCTAGAATTTATGGTTACGACAACTTACCAGCAACATTGCCTGCTCAAACCAGTAATATCGGTGGATTAAGTCAACGGCAAAGTTCACTGCGAGCTTCAAGACATGCTTTGGAAGGATTGGGACTTAATCAAGCTATCAGTTATTCACTGACGACTGTTGAGGAAGCACAACAGTTCGAAATTGTGCGACATTCCGATCCAATGAAATTAGACTATCCAATGAGCCAGGATCATGTTGCAACTAGGATGAGCCTCATCAGCGGTCTATTAACGGATATTGCGTACAATACTGCCCGTAAACAAGTTGACGTTAATTTGTACGAACAGGGGCGTATCTTTATTCCAGTTGGCAAAAATAAACGACCACAGGAACAAGAACACCTTGCTGGTGCCATCACTGGTGAATTTAGTACTAAGACTTGGAATAATGAATCCCAGGAAGCAGATTTTTATCTAATTAAGGGAATTGTTGAGCGATACTTAGCTAATATGGCCATTAAAAATCCAATTTCTTTTGTAGCAAGTAGTGAGCGGCCTGAAATGCATCCTGGTCGGACTGCTAATATTCTTATTGGTGATGAATTAATTGGTTACGTTGGCCAAATTCATCCGCAAATGGCTAAGAAGTATAAAATTGCAGCAACTTATGTTTTTGAACTTAATTTTGATCAAATTATGGCTGAGCCTAAAAAACCACGGCATTACCAATCAATTAGTAAATATCCAACTATTACGCGTGATATTGCATTATTGGTAGATGATGAAATCACGAATGAGGCCATTTTAGAAGTGATTAATGCCAAGGGTGGTGCATACCTTACAGATGTGACCTTGTTTGATGTTTATGAAGGGGCCCATCTGCCAGCACATAAGAAATCACTTGCTTATACACTCACATACCAAGACAAACAAGGTACGTTAGTTGAAGATAAAGTTAACCAGGCATTTGATAAAGTTGTTAAACAATTGACGGATAAACTGCAAGTTGAGGTTCGCTAA
- the mltG gene encoding endolytic transglycosylase MltG: MNNSEDQAKKKKRQKKYWWIVAVVVIIIGLLGGAKYYFDSAMQPVNPDSSKTVQVKIPLGATNKKISQILEDKHLVKSAFVFNYYTQTQKNTEFKAGYYSLRSSMNVKTIIKILKQGGSTTSVSGLKGKVLIQEGQTIDQIATTVQKQTKYSSKEFLKLMQNDSYLDSLAKKYPKLLTSAMSAQDVRYRLEGYLFPATYDVSNLKSLKSLVNEMVAAENEQMKPYYQKITAKHLSVQEVLTLASLVEREGVSNSDRKKIAGVFFNRITAKMPLQSDISVMYALNTHKKSLTYKDLKVDSPYNLYTNQGYGPGPFNSPGIQSIKAVLNPSSQSKDYLYFVANMKTGKVYYSKTYAQHQKVTAKLSKDNK, encoded by the coding sequence TTGAACAATAGCGAAGACCAAGCGAAAAAGAAGAAAAGGCAAAAAAAATATTGGTGGATTGTAGCTGTAGTTGTTATTATAATCGGCCTTTTGGGTGGCGCTAAATATTATTTTGACTCTGCAATGCAACCCGTAAATCCGGATAGTTCCAAAACAGTTCAAGTTAAGATCCCATTGGGGGCAACCAATAAAAAAATTAGCCAAATTTTGGAAGATAAACATTTAGTAAAAAGTGCGTTCGTGTTCAATTATTATACACAGACGCAAAAAAATACCGAATTTAAAGCTGGTTATTATTCACTGCGTTCTTCCATGAATGTTAAAACGATTATCAAAATTTTGAAGCAGGGTGGTTCTACTACATCTGTTTCAGGATTAAAGGGTAAGGTGTTAATTCAAGAGGGCCAAACAATCGATCAGATTGCTACAACGGTGCAAAAACAAACTAAGTATTCATCAAAAGAATTTCTTAAACTGATGCAAAATGACAGTTATTTAGATAGTTTAGCGAAAAAATATCCTAAATTATTAACTTCGGCAATGAGCGCACAAGATGTTCGTTATCGATTGGAAGGGTACTTATTTCCTGCAACCTATGATGTTTCGAATTTAAAAAGTCTAAAATCACTAGTTAATGAGATGGTGGCAGCTGAAAATGAGCAGATGAAACCATATTATCAAAAAATTACGGCTAAACATTTGAGCGTTCAAGAAGTGTTAACGTTAGCTTCATTAGTTGAGCGAGAAGGTGTTTCTAATTCTGATCGAAAAAAAATTGCAGGAGTTTTCTTTAATCGAATAACTGCAAAAATGCCATTACAATCTGATATTTCAGTAATGTATGCTCTTAATACGCACAAAAAAAGTCTGACGTATAAAGATTTGAAAGTTGATTCGCCATATAATCTGTACACCAATCAAGGATATGGTCCGGGGCCTTTTAATAGTCCTGGAATTCAATCAATCAAGGCAGTTTTAAATCCTAGTTCACAAAGTAAAGACTATTTGTATTTTGTGGCTAATATGAAAACGGGCAAGGTTTACTATTCTAAAACATACGCTCAGCATCAAAAAGTAACAGCTAAATTATCAAAAGACAATAAGTAG
- the udk gene encoding uridine kinase, whose product MNEKVKRPIIIGVTGGSGSGKTSVSQAIYKQLAGKSIMILQQDTYYNDQTQMSMAERQAVNYDHPLAFDTDRLISDLKKLLSNQAIEMPVYNYAEFTRSTETILTQPRDVIILEGILILDDQRLRDLMDIKVFVDTDDDIRIIRRIQRDMQERGRSLQSVIDQYLATVKPMYHQFVEPTKRYADIIVPEGGQNTVAIDLLTTKVRDILTKKGHQDLMAD is encoded by the coding sequence TTGAATGAAAAGGTAAAACGTCCGATTATCATTGGAGTTACAGGTGGATCTGGTAGTGGCAAGACATCTGTTAGTCAAGCAATATATAAGCAATTAGCTGGCAAATCAATCATGATTTTACAACAAGATACGTATTATAATGATCAAACGCAGATGTCGATGGCAGAACGACAGGCTGTCAATTATGATCATCCATTGGCGTTTGATACTGACCGGTTAATTAGCGATTTAAAGAAGTTATTAAGTAATCAAGCAATCGAGATGCCAGTTTACAACTATGCTGAGTTTACGCGGTCAACTGAAACAATTTTAACTCAGCCTAGAGATGTGATTATTCTAGAGGGAATTTTAATTTTGGATGATCAAAGGCTACGTGATTTGATGGATATTAAGGTTTTTGTTGATACGGATGATGACATTCGTATTATTCGACGAATCCAGCGTGATATGCAAGAACGGGGACGTTCTTTGCAATCAGTGATTGATCAATATTTAGCAACGGTTAAACCAATGTACCACCAATTTGTGGAACCCACGAAGCGTTACGCTGACATTATTGTGCCAGAAGGTGGGCAAAATACTGTGGCAATTGATTTGCTGACTACGAAAGTTAGAGATATTCTAACTAAAAAAGGACATCAGGACTTAATGGCTGATTAA
- the greA gene encoding transcription elongation factor GreA produces the protein MAEEKKYPMTQQGKEKLEDELETLKTKTRAEVIERIKIARSFGDLSENSEYESAKDEQAFVEGRVSTIEHMLLNAEMIDSEAVAKDEVSLGRSVTFKELPDEEPETYTIVGQSEADPTTGKISNESPIAVGLLGHKLNEEVTIKIPSGDMKVKIISVD, from the coding sequence ATGGCAGAAGAAAAAAAATACCCAATGACACAACAGGGTAAAGAAAAATTGGAAGACGAGTTAGAAACATTAAAAACAAAAACGAGGGCTGAAGTCATTGAACGAATTAAAATTGCGCGTAGTTTTGGGGATTTATCTGAAAATTCAGAATATGAATCAGCCAAAGATGAGCAGGCATTCGTTGAGGGCCGTGTTAGCACAATTGAGCATATGTTGCTGAATGCTGAAATGATTGATAGCGAAGCAGTTGCTAAGGATGAAGTTTCATTAGGCCGTTCAGTGACGTTTAAGGAATTACCAGATGAAGAACCAGAGACGTATACAATTGTTGGCCAGTCCGAGGCGGATCCTACAACTGGTAAGATTTCAAATGAATCTCCAATTGCAGTTGGGTTATTAGGACATAAACTAAATGAAGAAGTAACAATTAAAATTCCAAGCGGCGATATGAAGGTTAAAATAATATCGGTTGATTAG
- a CDS encoding HesB/YadR/YfhF family protein gives MQLTVTDRASQWFQEEMGLNKGMGVRFFGKVYGKTPVHDGFSLGMARDDHPLSPIVDTVKDGVSYFVDGQDEWFFKGFDFGVDYDEKTDGPVYQYTQNGEL, from the coding sequence ATGCAATTAACAGTTACAGATCGTGCTAGTCAATGGTTTCAAGAAGAAATGGGATTAAATAAAGGGATGGGTGTTCGCTTTTTTGGTAAAGTGTACGGAAAAACACCAGTGCATGATGGCTTTTCACTTGGAATGGCTCGCGATGATCATCCACTAAGTCCAATTGTAGACACCGTTAAAGATGGAGTTAGTTATTTTGTTGATGGCCAGGATGAGTGGTTCTTTAAAGGATTTGATTTTGGTGTTGATTACGATGAAAAAACTGATGGACCGGTGTATCAATATACACAAAATGGTGAGTTGTAA
- a CDS encoding YfhO family protein, with the protein MKHSNFWQKKSVILWLSFLIPALLMGGYFAYRGMAPFGNSSILTVDLGQQYVDFFAYFRSTLLHHFDTFFYSFSKDLGGDMIGIFAYYLMSPLNLLILFFPGKSLTSGILILLILKYGLSGLSFAWLLTKTKLQKGIRVLGFSTAYALMGWMIANQLNVIWLDVLILLPLVVWGLIKLVNENKPWTYIIWFTVLLIDNYYMAWMVALFTIMFMIWQLSSQHYGWHTSWHRFLKYIGSSILSALLASFLLIPTFYSLTQTKGTYTQQSVHFKFEYFPFKMLGKLMPGSFNFDQMPDGEPNIFIGTLLTIAFVLYLFDRRHSIKNRIISSLLTIFFLFSLCFEPLDLLWHAGQFPVWYPYRFSFLMSFWMLWLAAHTLTPDFHVTWRQLIPIVTVITGIYVYLGLNLSSFTYLTWGQLLISIGMCVVGLIWLTIPRYHAPILYDLVFFLLVGSEVVTNAYTSLNNISYVTQSDFGNYTTQLNKTVKTIQKKDTGFYRIGQTFMRTKDDPMQADYNGGSHFGSTLEPSIPSFMGSIGQPDGDGFVTYTNGTQVSDSLLNMRYFMASQPTQSIIGGRATSSILPAVSTKPDLSRQKAVSSDSLTKTTKNNNALAIAFGASDKITSLNSKTSDPVARQSKIYQTLANDKSTSSLFEVQNFDHVTFDNVQSASKITGTIFTKQNLIKNAEVKMTFTPKTNESYYLTFGSSLDADSGSYYLNGKKLSQYPTFRNTVVINVASNQKGEPVTLTFKLKRQTLWMQNVSLYKLNQKHFNRLNTTLKSESLHVTSHSNTRINGTVKINKNHQVLMTTIPYSAGWHAKVDGKPVATKKAIKTFLAIPISKGNHHVQLTYRPPYLITGISVTLVSILGIAGYQFNKHRKQNKRRF; encoded by the coding sequence TTGAAACATTCTAATTTCTGGCAGAAAAAGTCTGTCATTTTATGGCTCAGTTTTTTAATTCCAGCTCTTCTAATGGGTGGTTATTTTGCTTATCGCGGTATGGCTCCATTTGGTAATAGCAGCATTTTGACCGTTGATTTAGGTCAACAATATGTTGATTTCTTTGCCTATTTTAGATCCACTCTGTTGCACCATTTTGATACGTTCTTTTACTCTTTTTCTAAAGATTTAGGTGGCGACATGATTGGCATCTTTGCCTATTATTTAATGAGCCCGCTTAATTTACTAATCTTATTTTTCCCAGGAAAATCCCTGACAAGTGGTATTTTAATATTACTAATTTTAAAATACGGACTATCTGGCTTAAGCTTTGCTTGGCTCTTAACGAAAACTAAGCTACAAAAAGGAATTCGCGTGCTCGGTTTTTCAACTGCATATGCCTTAATGGGTTGGATGATTGCCAATCAATTAAACGTTATTTGGCTGGATGTCTTAATTTTACTACCATTAGTCGTCTGGGGCTTGATTAAATTGGTAAATGAAAACAAGCCCTGGACTTACATCATATGGTTTACTGTTTTACTAATTGATAATTATTACATGGCATGGATGGTAGCTCTATTTACAATTATGTTTATGATTTGGCAGTTATCCAGTCAGCATTATGGCTGGCATACTTCCTGGCATAGGTTTCTTAAATACATCGGCAGTTCCATTTTATCAGCTTTACTTGCATCTTTTCTACTCATTCCCACTTTTTACTCGCTAACTCAAACAAAGGGAACTTACACACAACAAAGTGTTCATTTTAAATTTGAATATTTTCCATTTAAAATGTTAGGAAAATTAATGCCTGGCTCTTTCAATTTTGATCAAATGCCAGATGGTGAGCCTAATATATTTATAGGAACACTACTGACGATCGCCTTTGTTCTCTATTTATTTGATCGCCGCCATTCAATAAAAAATCGCATTATTTCTAGTTTGCTAACCATCTTTTTCTTATTTTCATTATGTTTTGAACCGTTAGACCTGTTGTGGCATGCTGGTCAATTTCCAGTTTGGTATCCATACCGATTTTCATTTTTGATGTCATTTTGGATGCTCTGGCTAGCAGCACATACGTTGACACCTGACTTTCACGTTACCTGGCGACAACTAATTCCAATTGTAACCGTCATTACAGGTATTTATGTCTATCTCGGACTAAACCTTTCATCCTTTACTTATTTAACTTGGGGACAATTATTAATCAGTATTGGCATGTGTGTTGTCGGCCTGATTTGGCTAACAATTCCCCGCTACCATGCACCAATTCTCTACGATCTCGTATTCTTTTTATTAGTTGGAAGCGAAGTAGTCACTAATGCGTACACGTCCTTAAATAATATTAGTTACGTTACTCAATCTGATTTTGGTAATTACACAACCCAGTTAAATAAAACCGTCAAGACCATTCAAAAAAAGGACACTGGTTTTTATCGCATCGGTCAAACCTTTATGCGAACCAAAGATGATCCAATGCAAGCCGATTATAACGGTGGTTCTCATTTCGGTTCAACTTTAGAGCCTAGTATTCCATCGTTTATGGGCTCAATTGGGCAGCCAGATGGTGATGGCTTTGTCACTTACACTAATGGTACCCAAGTCAGTGATTCGTTGCTTAATATGCGTTATTTCATGGCCAGTCAACCAACACAAAGCATCATTGGTGGACGAGCAACTTCGTCAATTCTACCAGCCGTTTCCACTAAGCCTGATTTAAGTCGGCAAAAAGCTGTCTCGTCTGATTCACTAACCAAGACTACCAAAAACAATAATGCATTAGCAATTGCCTTTGGCGCATCTGACAAGATTACCAGTTTGAATTCCAAAACCAGCGATCCGGTTGCTCGTCAATCAAAAATATATCAGACATTGGCTAACGACAAATCCACTAGTTCCTTGTTTGAGGTCCAAAACTTTGATCACGTGACATTTGATAATGTCCAGTCTGCTAGCAAAATTACCGGTACTATCTTTACTAAGCAAAATTTAATTAAAAATGCCGAAGTGAAAATGACTTTCACGCCAAAAACCAATGAATCATATTACCTAACATTCGGCTCTAGCTTGGATGCTGATAGCGGTTCTTACTACTTGAACGGTAAAAAGTTATCCCAGTATCCCACCTTTAGAAATACAGTGGTGATTAACGTTGCCTCTAACCAAAAAGGTGAACCGGTGACCTTAACCTTCAAATTAAAACGTCAAACACTGTGGATGCAAAACGTCAGCCTGTATAAACTCAATCAAAAACACTTTAACCGACTAAACACCACATTAAAAAGTGAAAGCCTCCACGTTACCAGTCATTCTAACACCCGCATAAATGGGACGGTTAAAATCAATAAAAACCATCAAGTCTTGATGACGACCATTCCATATTCTGCTGGCTGGCACGCAAAGGTCGATGGTAAGCCGGTTGCTACCAAAAAGGCAATTAAAACATTCTTAGCAATTCCAATCTCCAAAGGTAATCACCACGTACAATTAACCTATCGTCCGCCTTACTTAATCACGGGTATTAGCGTGACATTAGTTAGTATTCTAGGCATAGCCGGATATCAATTTAATAAACATCGTAAACAAAATAAACGTCGATTTTAA